The DNA sequence GTTGATGACATCCACCTCAGGCAATACCTTGTCCAGGTCATGTTCCACCCTGACTCCCATCTCGCGGAAAATCACCGGGACCAGGGTGGAGGGCCCGGCCAGGGTGACCCGAGCGCCCAGCTTGAGGAGGGCGAAGATGTTCGAGCGCGCCACCCGGCTGAAGAGGATGTCGCCGAGGACGAGGACGTGTTTGCCCTGCACGGTTCCCAGTTTTTCCCGGATGGTGAAGACATCCAGAAGGGCCTGGGTGGGGTGTTCGTGCGAGCCGTCACCGGCGTTGATGACCGAGGACTCGAGCCGGTCGGCCAGGAAACGGGCCGCCCCGGCGGCGCTGTGCCGGAGGATGATGAAATCGGCGTTGAGGGCTTGGAGGTTGAGGGCGGTGTCCTTGAGCGTCTCGCCCTTGCGGATACTGCTGCCTTCCTTGGAAATACTCAGGACGTCGGCACTCAACCGCTGGGCCGCCAGCTCGAAGGAGGCGCGGGTGCGGGTGCTGGGCTCAATGAAGAGGTTGACGACTGTGCGACCGCGCAAGGATGGCACCTTCTTGATCGGGCGGCCCAGGATGTTCTTGAACGCGGACGCCGTGTCGAGCAACAGATGGAGTTCCGCCTCCTTGAGGTCGCGGATCTCGATCAGATCCTTTCTCTCCCACTTCATGAAGCCTCCCTTTCCCGGCCTTCCTGGAGCACCACTTCGTCGCTTCCATCCACTTCCTTGACCCGCACGATGACCTCTTGCCCGCGTGTGGTCGGCAGGTTCTTGCCCACGTAATCGGCGCGGATGGGAAGCTCGCGGTGCCCGCGGTCCACCAACACAGCCAATTGGATGGCCCGTGGACGGCCCAGGTCGGTCAGAGCGTTGAGGGCCGCCCGGATGGTCCGCCCTGTGTAAAGAACGTCATCGACCAGGATCACCGTCAGCCCGTTGAGATCGAACCGAATGTCGGTTTCTTTCGGAACGGGCGCGGCCAGATCATCGCGGTGGAAGGAGATGTCCAACCGACCCGGTTCGGGCAGAACCCGCGCGGGGTCAAACTGCCGGATGAGGGCGGTGAGGCGCGCGGCCAGAGGGACGCCCCGGGTCTGGATGCCCACCAGGGCGATCGGACGCTCGGGGGGATTGCGCTCCAACACCTCGTGCGCGAGGCGGTTCAGGGAGCGCGCCATGTCGGCCGCCTCCCAGATATTCCGGGTCTTGCTCATTCCACCTTTCCGGCCTCGCAGGGCCGATTTAAAGGCGCTTATCGGTTGCGCTCAATTGTGTTGCTGTGCCGGGTGTTCCTGACCCATCGATTGGCGCTGAAGGCGCCAACCCGCCCGGTGCTTGACGATCCAGTCCAGCAGGGCCTTTTCAAATCCAATATCCTGGCCAAGTTTCTCGCTCTCGATCCACTTGTGCTTCAGGATTTCTTCACGCTCCGCCAGAAATTCGCGGTATAGGGCCGAGTTGCGGAAGAAACTGTCGTTGTCTGGGTTCTGTCCACTCATGTCGGATGCGAGTGCCTTAAATTACAGGTTCGAAGACCGGTTCTGTCAATATGATTAGAACTTATGTTTTGCTTGCCTGATCCATTACCGTCACACCAACAGTATAACCTATTTTTGCCGCGCCGCTTGGCAATGGGAGAAAAATTGGAAGAAACCTTTTGCCCAAGCTTGCTCAACGGGGCAGCAGGCCGGCCAGCTTCTCCGCGGCCTGCCGGAAGGCCTTTGCCACCAACGACCCCTCCCCGGACAACACCACCGGACGACCGGTGTCGCCGCCCTTGCGGGTGTCGATATCGATGGGGATTTCCCCCAACAGGGGCACCCCGAGTCGGGCCGCCTCGCGCTTGCCGCCTTCCTCACCGAAGAGGAAATACTTTTTCCCGTCACTGGGACAGGCAAAGAAGCTCATGTTCTCCACCAGGCCGAGCACCTTGACGTTGACCTTCTCGAACATCTTCACCGCCTTGCGCGCATCGATGAGGGCCACTTCCTGCGGCGTGGTCACAATGACCGCGCCGGCCAGGGCCACGGTTTGCACAATCGTCAATTGGATGTCCCCCGTGCCCGGAGGCAGGTCGAGCACCAGCACGTCCAGTTCCCCCCAGTTCACTTGACGGAGGAATTGCTGGGTGTAGCGGGTCACCATCGGGCCGCGCAGGATCACCGGGGCCTCGTCCTCGATGAGGAAACTCATGCCCATCAACTTCAAACCGTATTGTTCGATCGGATTGATCC is a window from the Candidatus Methylacidiphilales bacterium genome containing:
- the pyrR gene encoding bifunctional pyr operon transcriptional regulator/uracil phosphoribosyltransferase PyrR → MSKTRNIWEAADMARSLNRLAHEVLERNPPERPIALVGIQTRGVPLAARLTALIRQFDPARVLPEPGRLDISFHRDDLAAPVPKETDIRFDLNGLTVILVDDVLYTGRTIRAALNALTDLGRPRAIQLAVLVDRGHRELPIRADYVGKNLPTTRGQEVIVRVKEVDGSDEVVLQEGREREAS
- a CDS encoding Mrp/NBP35 family ATP-binding protein, giving the protein MITEQDVRSALGQVKYPGFSRDIISFGLVKGVVIEAGKVGVLLEVTTSDAQVPRQLEAAIRESLGNLPGVRAVEVDIRVTSPMKAVTEGTQQGIPGVRHIIAVASGKGGVGKSTVASNLAVALQLRGLKVGLLDCDLYGPSMGLMFGTAERPTVTEDERINPIEQYGLKLMGMSFLIEDEAPVILRGPMVTRYTQQFLRQVNWGELDVLVLDLPPGTGDIQLTIVQTVALAGAVIVTTPQEVALIDARKAVKMFEKVNVKVLGLVENMSFFACPSDGKKYFLFGEEGGKREAARLGVPLLGEIPIDIDTRKGGDTGRPVVLSGEGSLVAKAFRQAAEKLAGLLPR
- a CDS encoding aspartate carbamoyltransferase catalytic subunit; its protein translation is MKWERKDLIEIRDLKEAELHLLLDTASAFKNILGRPIKKVPSLRGRTVVNLFIEPSTRTRASFELAAQRLSADVLSISKEGSSIRKGETLKDTALNLQALNADFIILRHSAAGAARFLADRLESSVINAGDGSHEHPTQALLDVFTIREKLGTVQGKHVLVLGDILFSRVARSNIFALLKLGARVTLAGPSTLVPVIFREMGVRVEHDLDKVLPEVDVINLLRIQHERQRKTMFPSLGEYTALFGLTSERFARCRPDVLIMHPGPINRGIEIASEIADGPNSVILEQVTNGLAVRMAVLYLLSGGGPMDPGGAS